Within the Corynebacterium afermentans subsp. lipophilum genome, the region ATGGACGAGCCCATCATCTCCGTGACGTCGGTGACGCTTTTGATGGTGCCGGCGGCCTTGCCGTAGACCAGCCCCATGACCACGAAGTAGAGCACCACGATGAACACGGTGGACTGCATCAGCGGCGAATCCGGCAGGAAGGTGCCTTCCTCGTTGCGCCACGGCGAGCCGGGCACAAGCACGGCGATGGTGCCTGCGACAGTGAGCAAAAGCGTGGCCCACAGCGTGGCGGTCAGGCCGCGCTTTTCCGCGACGGAGAGCTCGGCGGTGATTTCGTTGCCGCCGGGGTCCAGGTCTGGGGCGTCCTCGCCTTCGGCGACCTCGGTGGGCACCTCCAGCTTGTGCAGGCGCGGCTCGAGCACCTTGTCGATGATCAGGCCGGCGATGAAACCCAGGATGGACGCGGAGGCGATGTTGAACCAGTAGTTAGACATCACCGTGACCTCGTTTGCCTCCAGGCTGGGCAGCGCCTCCATCACGGAGTTGGTGATGCCGGCGAACAGCGCGTCCAGGGAGCCGGGGAGGATCGAGGTGGCGTAGCCCGCGCCCACGGAGGCGAAACCGCCCAGCAGTCCGGCTACGGGGTGGCGTCCGGCGGCCTTGAACACCATGGCGGCCAGCGGCGGGATGACAATGAAAGCCGGGTCCGCGATCAGGGAGGCGGACACGCCGATCAGGCCCACCGCGTAGGGCAGGACGGTCTTGTTGGCGGAGCCGAACAGGCGGCGGATCAGCGCGGAGAGCATGCCGGAGCGCTCCGCGATGCCCACGGCCAGGATGATGGGCAACACGTAGACCAGCGGCGGGAAGCCGACGTAATTCTCGCCCAGGTTCACAGTGAACCAGGCCAGGCCCTCCTTGGTGAAGAAGCCGTGGATGGGGCGGACCTCGTCGGAGC harbors:
- a CDS encoding AbgT family transporter, with translation MNSSANEHASNHSDNTESSEKSTEKPSEKPGATDRILGTIEKVGNKLPEPFTLFLLLFLITAVISTVMAWSGAQVQVPGSDEVRPIHGFFTKEGLAWFTVNLGENYVGFPPLVYVLPIILAVGIAERSGMLSALIRRLFGSANKTVLPYAVGLIGVSASLIADPAFIVIPPLAAMVFKAAGRHPVAGLLGGFASVGAGYATSILPGSLDALFAGITNSVMEALPSLEANEVTVMSNYWFNIASASILGFIAGLIIDKVLEPRLHKLEVPTEVAEGEDAPDLDPGGNEITAELSVAEKRGLTATLWATLLLTVAGTIAVLVPGSPWRNEEGTFLPDSPLMQSTVFIVVLYFVVMGLVYGKAAGTIKSVTDVTEMMGSSIKEMTGFLVLAFILGQFIALFNWSGIGTWTAVKGAEALESAGIGGFGAIIAFIILASCLNLLITSGSALWTLMAAVFVPMFALLGFDPAFIQAAYRVGDSATQIITPLNPYIIVILTQLRRYEPKAGIGTLMSRLIVFTVVFWLFWVVLLFIWYQFDLPLGPGASIMLAS